A stretch of Streptococcus chenjunshii DNA encodes these proteins:
- a CDS encoding HNH endonuclease translates to MSESIHIDTSTAESRHQFYQSTAWKRLRQRALERDHYECLWCKREGRVTASALEVDHVAELEHHPDKALELENLRTLCKYHHNMRHERFQFKRTKEKEPKTYREDEWFG, encoded by the coding sequence GTGAGTGAGAGTATACACATTGATACATCAACCGCAGAAAGCCGCCATCAATTCTATCAATCCACTGCTTGGAAGCGGCTTAGGCAAAGAGCGTTGGAGCGCGACCATTACGAGTGCTTGTGGTGTAAGCGTGAGGGACGAGTGACAGCATCAGCACTCGAGGTGGACCACGTCGCAGAGCTGGAGCACCACCCAGACAAAGCGCTAGAGCTAGAAAATCTCAGGACATTATGCAAGTATCATCACAACATGAGGCATGAGCGGTTCCAGTTTAAGCGGACGAAAGAGAAAGAACCTAAGACCTATCGTGAGGACGAGTGGTTCGGTTGA